One Homo sapiens chromosome 3, GRCh38.p14 Primary Assembly genomic window carries:
- the TASOR gene encoding protein TASOR isoform X2 yields the protein MSIDHLKQKIPPALFYKETYLGPNEVLKNGMYCSLYEVVEKTRIGSNMESLLQKLDREKLVLVKPLGDRGYLFLLSPYQMVPPYEYQTAKSRVLHALFLFQEPRSIVTSQKGSTNAAPQERHESMPDVLKIAQFLQFSLIQCRKEFKNISAINFHSVVEKYVSEFFKRGFGSGKREFIMFPYDSRLDDKKFLYSAPRNKSHIDTCLHAYIFRPEVYQLPICKLKELFEENRKLQQFSPLSDYEGQEEEMNGTKMKFGKRNNSRGEAIISGKQRSSHSLDYDKDRVKELINLIQCRKKSVGGDSDTEDMRSKTVLKRKLEDLPENMRKLAKTSNLSENCHLYEESPQPIGSLGHDADLRRQQQDTCNSGIADIHRLFNWLSETLANARHSDASLTDTVNKALGLSTDDAYEELRQKHEYELNSTPDKKDYEQPTCAKVENAQFKGTQSLLLEVDATSKYSVAISTSEVGTDHKLHLKEDPNLISVNNFEDCSLCPSVPIEHGFRRQQSKSNNVEETEIHWKLIPITGGNARSPEDQLGKHGEKQTPGMKSPEEQLVCVPPQEAFPNDPRVINRQRSSDYQFPSSPFTDTLKGTTEDDVLTGQVEEQCVPAAEAEPPAVSETTERTVLGEYNLFSRKIEEILKQKNVSYVSTVSTPIFSTQEKMKRLSEFIYSKTSKAGVQEFVDGLHEKLNTIIIKASAKGGNLPPVSPNDSGAKIASNPLERHVIPVSSSDFNNKHLLEPLCSDPLKDTNSDEQHSTSALTEVEMNQPQHATELMVTSDHIVPGDMAREPVEETTKSPSDVNISAQPALSNFISQLEPEVFNSLVKIMKDVQKNTVKFYIHEEEESVLCKEIKEYLIKLGNTECHPEQFLERRSKLDKLLIIIQNEDIAGFIHKIPGLVTLKKLPCVSFAGVDSLDDVKNHTYNELFVSGGFIVSDESILNPEVVTVENLKNFLTFLEELSTPEGKWQWKVHCKFQKKLKELGRLNAKALSLLTLLNVYQKKHLVEILSYHNCDSQTRNAPELDCLIRLQAQNIQQRHIVFLTEKNIKMLSSYTDNGIVVATAEDFMQNFKNLVGYHNSITEENLPQLGANENLESQSALLENDEKDEEDMSLDSGDEISHIEVCSNFHSEIWEKETKGSRGTDQKKNTQIELQSSPDVQNSLLEDKTYLDSEERTSIDIVCSEGENSNSTEQDSYSNFQVYHSQLNMSHQFSHFNVLTHQTFLGTPYALSSSQSQENENYFLSAYTESLDRDKSPPPLSWGKSDSSRPYSQEK from the exons GTTCTTGTTAAacctttgggagaccgaggatacctttttcttctctccccttATCAGATGGTTCCTCCATATG AATATCAGACTGCCAAGTCTCGAGTCCTACATGCTTTGTTTCTATTTCAAGAACCTAGAAGCATAGTTACTT CACAAAAAGGTTCAACCAATGCAGCACCACAGGAGAGGCATGAGAGCATGCCAGATGTATTAAAAATAGCTCagtttttacaattttctttgaTTCAGTGTCGAAAGGAATTCAAAAATATAAGCGCCATAAATTTTCATTCTGTTGTTGAAAAGTATGTAAGTGAATTTTTTAAGCGAGGTTTTGGTTCAGGTAAACGAGAGTTTATTATGTTTCCATATGATTCACGATTAGATGATAAAAAATTCTTATACTCAGctcccagaaataaatcccatATTGATACTTGTTTGCATGCCTATATTTTTCGGCCTGAAGTGTATCAGTTACCtatttgtaaattaaaagaactatttgaagaaaatagaaaacttcagCAGTTTAGTCCACTTTCAGATTATGAAGgtcaagaagaagaaatgaatggtacaaaaatgaaatttggaaaacGAAATAACTCAAGAGGTGAAGCCATTATATCTGGAAAGCAAAGATCATCTCATTCTTTGGATTATGATAAGGATAGAGTCAAAGAATTGATTAATTTAATTCAGTGTAGGAAAAAGAGTGTGGGTGGGGACTCAGACACAGAAGATATGAGAAGCAAAACTGTCTTGAAGAGGAAGCTTGAGGATCTACCTGAAAATATGAGAAAGCTCGCCAAAACCAGTAATTTATCTGAAAATTGCCATCTGTATGAAG AGTCTCCACAGCCTATTGGCTCACTTGGACATGATGCTGACTTGAGGCGGCAGCAGCAGGATACCTGTAACTCCGGCATTGCTGACATCCATAGGCTGTTTAATTGGTTATCAGAAACACTAGCAAATGCGCGCCATTCTGATGCATCTCTGACAGACACAGTCAACAAAGCCTTAGGATTGAGCACTGATGATGCCTATGAAGAGCTGAGGCAAAAACATGAGTATGAGTTGAACTCTACCCCAGATAAGAAAGACTATGAGCAGCCTACTTGTGCAAAAGTTGAAAATGCACAGTTTAAGGGTACTCAGAGCTTATTACTAGAAGTTGATGCAACATCTAAGTATTCTGTTGCTATTTCTACCAGCGAAGTGGGCACTGACCATAAGCTACATTTGAAAGAA GATCCAAATTTAATTAGCGTGAATAATTTTGAAGATTGCAGTTTGTGTCCCAGTGTTCCCATTGAACATGGATTTCGTAGACAACAGTCTAAGTCAAATAATGTTGAAGAGACTGAAATACATTGGAAACTGATTCCAATTACAG GAGGGAATGCAAGAAGCCCAGAAGACCAGCTGGGGAAACATGGTGAGAAACAAACACCAG GTATGAAATCACCAGAAGAACAACtggtgtgtgtgccaccacaggaGGCCTTTCCTAACGACCCCCGGGTAATAAATAGACAGAGAAGTTCTGATTACCAGTTtccatcctctccatttacagaCACACTAAAGGGCACCACTGAGGATGACGTGTTGACAGGTCAGGTGGAGGAGCAGTGTGTGCCAGCAGCAGAGGCAGAGCCGCCTGCAGTGAGCGAAACCACAGAGAGGACAGTGTTAGGAGAGTACAATCTCTTTTCTAGGAAGATAGAAGAGATTTTGAAGCAAAAGAATGTTTCATATGTCAGTACAGTTTCCACACCTATCTTTTCAACACAAGAGAAGATGAAACGGCTTTCCGAGTTCATATATTCTAAGACTTCCAAAGCTGGTGTGCAGGAGTTTGTAGATGGTTTGCATGAGAAgctaaatactattattattaaagcaTCAGCCAAGGGTGGGAATTTGCCACCAGTCAGTCCTAACGATTCTGGTGCTAAGATAGCATCGAATCCTCTGGAAAGGCATGTCATACCAGTTTCCTCAAGTGACTTCAACAATAAACATCTCCTTGAGCCACTGTGTAGTGATCCTTTGAAAGATACCAACTCTGATGAGCAGCATTCCACTTCGGCTTTAACTGAAGTAGAAATGAACCAGCCTCAACATGCCACAGAGTTAATGGTGACTTCTGATCATATTGTACCTGGTGATATGGCCCGGGAACCAGTAGAAGAAACAACAAAATCCCCCAGTGATGTAAACATTTCTGCTCAACCAGCTCTTTCAAATTTTATAAGCCAGTTAGAACCTGAAGTATTTAATAGTTTGGTTAAAATCATGAAAGACGTCCAGAAAAATACTGTGAAATTTTATATTCATGAAGAAGAAGAGAGTGTGCTCTGTAAAGAAATAAAG GAATATCTTATCAAATTAGGCAATACAGAATGTCATCCTGAACAGTTTTTGGAAAGAAGATCAAAATTAGATAAACTATTGATTATTATTCAAAATGAAGACATTGCAGGTTTCATTCACAAG ATACCTGGCTTGGTGACTTTAAAGAAGCTCCCCTGTGTTAGTTTTGCTGGTGTTGATAGCCTGGATGATGTTAAAAATCATACATACAATGAATTATTTGTATCTGGAGGTTTTATCGTATCTGATGAATCAATTCTAAACCCAGAGGTTGTCACAGTTG AGaaccttaaaaattttttgacaTTCCTTGAGGAACTTAGTACTCCAGAAGGAAAATGGCAATGGAAAGTCCACTGTAAATTTCAGAAGAAACTAAAGGAACTAGGCAG ATTGAATGCTAAAGCTCTAAGTCTGTTGACGCTTCTGAATGTCTATCAGAAGAAACATCTGGTTGAAATTTTGTCATACCACAATTGTGATTCACAAACTCGAAATGCTCCAGAATTGGATTGCCTTATCAGACTTCAGGCTCAGAACATACAGCAACGACACATAGTCTTTTTAACAG agAAGAACATCAAGATGCTTTCCAGTTATACAGATAATGGAATAGTGGTTGCAACTGCTGAAGACTTcatgcaaaactttaaaaatcttgtgGGCTATCACAATTCAATCACAGAAGAAAACCTTCCACAGCTTGGTGCTAATGAGAATCTTGAGTCGCAGTCAG ctcTTTTAGAAAACGATGAAAAGGATGAAGAGGATATGTCTCTGGATTCAGGGGATGAAATCTCACATATAGAAGTATGCAGCAATTTTCATTCAGAAATATGGGAGAAAGAGACCAAAGGATCACGTGGAACAGATCAAAAAAAGAATACTCAAATTGAGTTGCAATCGTCTCCTGATGTGCAAAACAGTTTATTAGAAGATAAGACTTACCTTGATTCTGAAGAGAGAACTTCTATTGATATAGTATGCTCTGAAGGAGAGAACAGCAATTCAACAGAACAAGATTCATATAGTAACTTTCAGGTTTATCATAGTCAATTAAATATGTCCCATCAGTTTAGTCATTttaatgttctcactcatcagaCATTTTTGGGGACACCATATGCCCTTTCATCAAGTCAGTCTCAAGAAAATGAGAATTACTTCTTATCTGCTTATACTGAAAGCTTGGATAGAGATAAATCTCCACCTCCCTTAAGTTGGGGGAAAAGTGATTCTTCCAGGCCATATTCACAAGAGAAATAA
- the TASOR gene encoding protein TASOR isoform b (isoform b is encoded by transcript variant 2), with protein sequence MSIDHLKQKIPPALFYKETYLGPNEVLKNGMYCSLYEVVEKTRIGSNMESLLQKLDREKLVLVKPLGDRGYLFLLSPYQMVPPYEYQTAKSRVLHALFLFQEPRSIVTSQKGSTNAAPQERHESMPDVLKIAQFLQFSLIQCRKEFKNISAINFHSVVEKYVSEFFKRGFGSGKREFIMFPYDSRLDDKKFLYSAPRNKSHIDTCLHAYIFRPEVYQLPICKLKELFEENRKLQQFSPLSDYEGQEEEMNGTKMKFGKRNNSRGEAIISGKQRSSHSLDYDKDRVKELINLIQCRKKSVGGDSDTEDMRSKTVLKRKLEDLPENMRKLAKTSNLSENCHLYEESPQPIGSLGHDADLRRQQQDTCNSGIADIHRLFNWLSETLANARHSDASLTDTVNKALGLSTDDAYEELRQKHEYELNSTPDKKDYEQPTCAKVENAQFKGTQSLLLEVDATSKYSVAISTSEVGTDHKLHLKEDPNLISVNNFEDCSLCPSVPIEHGFRRQQSKSNNVEETEIHWKLIPITGGNARSPEDQLGKHGEKQTPDTLKGTTEDDVLTGQVEEQCVPAAEAEPPAVSETTERTVLGEYNLFSRKIEEILKQKNVSYVSTVSTPIFSTQEKMKRLSEFIYSKTSKAGVQEFVDGLHEKLNTIIIKASAKGGNLPPVSPNDSGAKIASNPLERHVIPVSSSDFNNKHLLEPLCSDPLKDTNSDEQHSTSALTEVEMNQPQHATELMVTSDHIVPGDMAREPVEETTKSPSDVNISAQPALSNFISQLEPEVFNSLVKIMKDVQKNTVKFYIHEEEESVLCKEIKEYLIKLGNTECHPEQFLERRSKLDKLLIIIQNEDIAGFIHKIPGLVTLKKLPCVSFAGVDSLDDVKNHTYNELFVSGGFIVSDESILNPEVVTVENLKNFLTFLEELSTPEGKWQWKVHCKFQKKLKELGRLNAKALSLLTLLNVYQKKHLVEILSYHNCDSQTRNAPELDCLIRLQAQNIQQRHIVFLTEKNIKMLSSYTDNGIVVATAEDFMQNFKNLVGYHNSITEENLPQLGANENLESQSALLENDEKDEEDMSLDSGDEISHIEVCSNFHSEIWEKETKGSRGTDQKKNTQIELQSSPDVQNSLLEDKTYLDSEERTSIDIVCSEGENSNSTEQDSYSNFQVYHSQLNMSHQFSHFNVLTHQTFLGTPYALSSSQSQENENYFLSAYTESLDRDKSPPPLSWGKSDSSRPYSQEK encoded by the exons GTTCTTGTTAAacctttgggagaccgaggatacctttttcttctctccccttATCAGATGGTTCCTCCATATG AATATCAGACTGCCAAGTCTCGAGTCCTACATGCTTTGTTTCTATTTCAAGAACCTAGAAGCATAGTTACTT CACAAAAAGGTTCAACCAATGCAGCACCACAGGAGAGGCATGAGAGCATGCCAGATGTATTAAAAATAGCTCagtttttacaattttctttgaTTCAGTGTCGAAAGGAATTCAAAAATATAAGCGCCATAAATTTTCATTCTGTTGTTGAAAAGTATGTAAGTGAATTTTTTAAGCGAGGTTTTGGTTCAGGTAAACGAGAGTTTATTATGTTTCCATATGATTCACGATTAGATGATAAAAAATTCTTATACTCAGctcccagaaataaatcccatATTGATACTTGTTTGCATGCCTATATTTTTCGGCCTGAAGTGTATCAGTTACCtatttgtaaattaaaagaactatttgaagaaaatagaaaacttcagCAGTTTAGTCCACTTTCAGATTATGAAGgtcaagaagaagaaatgaatggtacaaaaatgaaatttggaaaacGAAATAACTCAAGAGGTGAAGCCATTATATCTGGAAAGCAAAGATCATCTCATTCTTTGGATTATGATAAGGATAGAGTCAAAGAATTGATTAATTTAATTCAGTGTAGGAAAAAGAGTGTGGGTGGGGACTCAGACACAGAAGATATGAGAAGCAAAACTGTCTTGAAGAGGAAGCTTGAGGATCTACCTGAAAATATGAGAAAGCTCGCCAAAACCAGTAATTTATCTGAAAATTGCCATCTGTATGAAG AGTCTCCACAGCCTATTGGCTCACTTGGACATGATGCTGACTTGAGGCGGCAGCAGCAGGATACCTGTAACTCCGGCATTGCTGACATCCATAGGCTGTTTAATTGGTTATCAGAAACACTAGCAAATGCGCGCCATTCTGATGCATCTCTGACAGACACAGTCAACAAAGCCTTAGGATTGAGCACTGATGATGCCTATGAAGAGCTGAGGCAAAAACATGAGTATGAGTTGAACTCTACCCCAGATAAGAAAGACTATGAGCAGCCTACTTGTGCAAAAGTTGAAAATGCACAGTTTAAGGGTACTCAGAGCTTATTACTAGAAGTTGATGCAACATCTAAGTATTCTGTTGCTATTTCTACCAGCGAAGTGGGCACTGACCATAAGCTACATTTGAAAGAA GATCCAAATTTAATTAGCGTGAATAATTTTGAAGATTGCAGTTTGTGTCCCAGTGTTCCCATTGAACATGGATTTCGTAGACAACAGTCTAAGTCAAATAATGTTGAAGAGACTGAAATACATTGGAAACTGATTCCAATTACAG GAGGGAATGCAAGAAGCCCAGAAGACCAGCTGGGGAAACATGGTGAGAAACAAACACCAG aCACACTAAAGGGCACCACTGAGGATGACGTGTTGACAGGTCAGGTGGAGGAGCAGTGTGTGCCAGCAGCAGAGGCAGAGCCGCCTGCAGTGAGCGAAACCACAGAGAGGACAGTGTTAGGAGAGTACAATCTCTTTTCTAGGAAGATAGAAGAGATTTTGAAGCAAAAGAATGTTTCATATGTCAGTACAGTTTCCACACCTATCTTTTCAACACAAGAGAAGATGAAACGGCTTTCCGAGTTCATATATTCTAAGACTTCCAAAGCTGGTGTGCAGGAGTTTGTAGATGGTTTGCATGAGAAgctaaatactattattattaaagcaTCAGCCAAGGGTGGGAATTTGCCACCAGTCAGTCCTAACGATTCTGGTGCTAAGATAGCATCGAATCCTCTGGAAAGGCATGTCATACCAGTTTCCTCAAGTGACTTCAACAATAAACATCTCCTTGAGCCACTGTGTAGTGATCCTTTGAAAGATACCAACTCTGATGAGCAGCATTCCACTTCGGCTTTAACTGAAGTAGAAATGAACCAGCCTCAACATGCCACAGAGTTAATGGTGACTTCTGATCATATTGTACCTGGTGATATGGCCCGGGAACCAGTAGAAGAAACAACAAAATCCCCCAGTGATGTAAACATTTCTGCTCAACCAGCTCTTTCAAATTTTATAAGCCAGTTAGAACCTGAAGTATTTAATAGTTTGGTTAAAATCATGAAAGACGTCCAGAAAAATACTGTGAAATTTTATATTCATGAAGAAGAAGAGAGTGTGCTCTGTAAAGAAATAAAG GAATATCTTATCAAATTAGGCAATACAGAATGTCATCCTGAACAGTTTTTGGAAAGAAGATCAAAATTAGATAAACTATTGATTATTATTCAAAATGAAGACATTGCAGGTTTCATTCACAAG ATACCTGGCTTGGTGACTTTAAAGAAGCTCCCCTGTGTTAGTTTTGCTGGTGTTGATAGCCTGGATGATGTTAAAAATCATACATACAATGAATTATTTGTATCTGGAGGTTTTATCGTATCTGATGAATCAATTCTAAACCCAGAGGTTGTCACAGTTG AGaaccttaaaaattttttgacaTTCCTTGAGGAACTTAGTACTCCAGAAGGAAAATGGCAATGGAAAGTCCACTGTAAATTTCAGAAGAAACTAAAGGAACTAGGCAG ATTGAATGCTAAAGCTCTAAGTCTGTTGACGCTTCTGAATGTCTATCAGAAGAAACATCTGGTTGAAATTTTGTCATACCACAATTGTGATTCACAAACTCGAAATGCTCCAGAATTGGATTGCCTTATCAGACTTCAGGCTCAGAACATACAGCAACGACACATAGTCTTTTTAACAG agAAGAACATCAAGATGCTTTCCAGTTATACAGATAATGGAATAGTGGTTGCAACTGCTGAAGACTTcatgcaaaactttaaaaatcttgtgGGCTATCACAATTCAATCACAGAAGAAAACCTTCCACAGCTTGGTGCTAATGAGAATCTTGAGTCGCAGTCAG ctcTTTTAGAAAACGATGAAAAGGATGAAGAGGATATGTCTCTGGATTCAGGGGATGAAATCTCACATATAGAAGTATGCAGCAATTTTCATTCAGAAATATGGGAGAAAGAGACCAAAGGATCACGTGGAACAGATCAAAAAAAGAATACTCAAATTGAGTTGCAATCGTCTCCTGATGTGCAAAACAGTTTATTAGAAGATAAGACTTACCTTGATTCTGAAGAGAGAACTTCTATTGATATAGTATGCTCTGAAGGAGAGAACAGCAATTCAACAGAACAAGATTCATATAGTAACTTTCAGGTTTATCATAGTCAATTAAATATGTCCCATCAGTTTAGTCATTttaatgttctcactcatcagaCATTTTTGGGGACACCATATGCCCTTTCATCAAGTCAGTCTCAAGAAAATGAGAATTACTTCTTATCTGCTTATACTGAAAGCTTGGATAGAGATAAATCTCCACCTCCCTTAAGTTGGGGGAAAAGTGATTCTTCCAGGCCATATTCACAAGAGAAATAA